From the genome of Chlorocebus sabaeus isolate Y175 chromosome 2, mChlSab1.0.hap1, whole genome shotgun sequence, one region includes:
- the LOC103219943 gene encoding uncharacterized protein, whose amino-acid sequence MAASTMSVCSSDLSYSSRVCLPRSGDSCTDSSWQVDDCPESCCEPPCCAPSCCAPAPCLTLVCTPVSCVSSPCCQVVCEPSPCQSGCTSSCMSSCCQQSSCQPACCTSSPCQQACCVPACCVPVCCKPVCCVPTCSGDSSSCCQQSSCQPACCTSSPCQQACCVPVCCKPVCCKSLCCVPVCSGASSLCCQQSSCQPACCTSSCCRPSSSVSLFCRPVCRSTCCVPVPSYCAPTSSCQPSCCRPASCMSLLCRPTCSCPTC is encoded by the exons ATGGCCGCATCCACCATGTCCGTCTGCTCCAGTGATCTGAGCTATAGCAGCCGGGTCTGCCTGCCCAGATCCGGTGACTCTTGCACTGATTCCTCCTGGCAGGTGGACGACTGCCCAGAGAGTTGCTGTGAGCCCCCCTGCTGCGCCCCCAGCTGCTGCGCCCCAGCCCCCTGCCTGACCCTGGTCTGCACCCCAGTGAGCTGTGTGTCCAGCCCCTGCTGCCAGGTGGTCTGTGAGCCCAGCCCCTGCCAATCAGGCTGCACCAGCTCCTGCATGTCCTCGTGCTGCCAGCAGTCTAGCTGCCAGCCGGCTTGCTGCACCTCCTCCCCCTGCCAGCAGGCCTGCTGTGTGCCC GCCTGCTGTGTGCCCGTCTGCTGCAAGCCTGTGTGCTGTGTGCCCACCTGCTCTGGGGATTCCTCTTCATGCTGCCAGCAATCTAGCTGCCAGCCGGCTTGCTGCACCTCCTCCCCCTGCCAGCAGGCCTGCTGTGTGCCTGTCTGCTGCAAGCCCGTCTGCTGCaagtccctctgctgtgtgcctgtgtgctctGGGGCTTCCTCACTCTGCTGCCAGCAGTCTAGCTGCCAGCCGGCTTGCTGCACCTCCTCCTGTTGCAGACCCTCCTCCTCTGTGTCCCTCTTCTGCCGCCCCGTGTGCAGGTCCACCTGCTGCGTGCCCGTCCCCTCCTACTGtgcccccacctcctcctgccaGCCCAGCTGCTGCCGCCCGGCCTCCTGCATGTCCCTCCTCTGCCGCCCCACGTGCTCCTGCCCGACATGCTGA